The nucleotide sequence CGCGGCGTCGTGTTCACCTCGGCGCCGCACCTGATCCACCGCCACGACTCGGGCATGGAGGAGTGGATGGCCCTCTTCACCGACGTCGACGATCAGCTGCTGGCCCTGATGGCGCAGGTCACGCCCTGACGCTGCTCTCGCGCCGGGCCGGCAGCAGCGCGGGGATCAGCAGGGCGGCGGTCAGCGCGAAGACGACCGGGTAGCCGGCCCCGGCCGCGATCAGCCCGGCGCCGGTGGCGCCGACGGCCATGCCGATGTCGTAGGCGGCGTTCCAGATGGCGCTGACGGTGCCGTAGCCCTCAGGCCGCACCCGCGTGTACATGAGCGCCAGAGTCGCGTTCTGCAGCACCCCGAACCCGGCGCCGAAGACCCCGGCGCCGGCGATGACGGCGGCCGGTACGCCGGTCGCGGTGACGCCGAGCAGGCCGAGCCCCGACAGCACCAGCCCCGGGACCAGCAGCCGGCCCTGGCCGTAGCGGTCGCCGAGCCGGCCCGCGACCCACCGCGTGGCCGTCGACGTCGCCGGCTGGACCAGCAGCGCGGCCGCCGCCACCGACGCCGAGCCCGTGGCCAGCGGCAGGAACGTCACCAGCACGCCGATCGCGACCGTCGACGCCGCGAAGACCGCCGCAGGCCGGACCAGGCCCGCGTCGCGCAGCCCCGCCAGCACGCCGTGCGACCCGCCGCCCGAGCCCGTCCGGCGGGGCAGCCCGGGGACGGCCACGAGGCACAGCAGGGTCGCGGCGGCGGTGATGGCGAACACCGTCCCGGCGCCCCACTGCCCGGCCGCCCAGACCCCGAACGGCAGCGCGACCAGCGCCGGAACGCCACCGACGACGCCGACCAGCGCCAGCCCCTCGCCGCGGCGGTGCTCGGGCAGCAGCGCCGCCGTCAGTGCGCCGCCCGCGACGATGGTGACGCCGAAGCCGAGACCGCGCACGAGGTTCACGCCGACGATGACCGCCAGGTCCGACGACGCCAGGAGCAGCAGCGTGGGCGCGCCGAGCAGCACCAGGCCGGCGGTCAGCGCGAACCGGTACCCGAACCGGGCGACCAGCCGCGGCGTGGCGACCTCGCCGGCGATGGACGCGACCAGCAGCGCGCCGGTGGCCAGGCCCGCGGTGCCGGCCGACCCGGCCGCCTCGGCGACCATCGGGACGACCGAGAGCGGCAGGTAGAAGCCGAGCG is from Jiangella alkaliphila and encodes:
- a CDS encoding MFS transporter, whose amino-acid sequence is MTTATIALAPATAALDAPLISRALLLRFVTIIGSSLGFYLPLSVVPMVAEAAGSAGTAGLATGALLVASIAGEVATPRLVARFGYRFALTAGLVLLGAPTLLLLASSDLAVIVGVNLVRGLGFGVTIVAGGALTAALLPEHRRGEGLALVGVVGGVPALVALPFGVWAAGQWGAGTVFAITAAATLLCLVAVPGLPRRTGSGGGSHGVLAGLRDAGLVRPAAVFAASTVAIGVLVTFLPLATGSASVAAAALLVQPATSTATRWVAGRLGDRYGQGRLLVPGLVLSGLGLLGVTATGVPAAVIAGAGVFGAGFGVLQNATLALMYTRVRPEGYGTVSAIWNAAYDIGMAVGATGAGLIAAGAGYPVVFALTAALLIPALLPARRESSVRA